From Athene noctua chromosome 19, bAthNoc1.hap1.1, whole genome shotgun sequence, one genomic window encodes:
- the RPA1 gene encoding replication protein A 70 kDa DNA-binding subunit isoform X1 produces the protein MSVRLSEGAIAAIMQGEIVCKPVLQVINTRAIATGNGPPRYRVLMSDGVNTLSSFMLATQLNSLVEEQQLSAQCICQVNRFIVNSLKDGRRVVILMDVSVLKTADKVGGNIGNPVPYNEGQGQQHSSAPAANPAPSKPQQRNGNLSVAGPPALKYHAPSNQFGMASAPSSVKTPGGSQAKVVPIASLNPYQSKWTICARVTQKGQIRTWSNSRGEGKLFSIELVDESGEIRATAFNDQADKFFPLIELNKVYYFTKGNLKTANKQYTAVKNDYEITFTNETSVVPCDDAQHLPSVQFEFVSISDLENTPKDSIVDVIGICKSYEDVTKIIVKANNREVSKRNVHLMDTSGKLVTATLWGNEAEQFDGSRQPVIAIRGARVSDFGGRSLSVLSSSTVVINPDSPEAFKLRGWFDSEGQLLEGASISDVRGGPASGVNTNWKTLFEAKSENLGQGDKADYFSCVGTVVHLRKENCMYQACPSQDCNKKVIDQQNGLYRCEKCDREFPNFKYRMMLLVTIADCLEYQWVTCFQESAEFILGQNAAFLGELKEKNEQAFEEVFQNANFNTYEFRIRVKLETYNDESRIKATAVDVKPVNYREYSKRLIASIRRNAQLG, from the exons ATGAGCGTGCGGCTGAGCGAGGGTGCCATCGCG gccATAATGCAGGGGGAGATCGTTTGCAAGCCCGTGCTGCAAGTCATC AATACACGGGCTATTGCTACAGGAAATGGGCCACCACGTTACCGAGTGTTGATGAGTGATGGGGTTAACACGCTTTCCT CATTCATGTTGGCAACACAGCTGAACTCTCTGGTGGAAGAGCAACAGTTATCAGCCCAATGTATTTGCCAGGTTAACAGATTCATTGTCAACAGCCTGAAAGATGGAAG GAGAGTGGTTATACTGATGGATGTAAGTGTTCTGAAAACTGCTGATAAGGTTGGTGGGAATATTGGCAATCCGGTGCCATACAATGAAG GGCAAGGGCAGCAACATTCTTCAGCTCCAGCAGCAAACCCAGCACCCAGCAAACCACAGCAACGAAATGGCAATTTGTCAGTAGCAG GTCCTCCTGCTCTGAAGTACCATGCTCCCTCAAACCAGTTTGGTATGGCGAGTGCTCCCAGCTCAGTGAAGACTCCAGGGGGATCGCAGGCCAAAGTAGTGCCAATTGCCAGCTTGAACCCATATCAGTCCAA GTGGACCATTTGTGCTCGTGTTACCCAGAAGGGCCAGATCCGTACGTGGAGCAACTCCCGTGGTGAAGGAAAGCTCTTTTCTATAGAGCTGGTTGATGAAAGC GGTGAGATTAGAGCTACTGCATTCAATGATCAAGCAGACAAGTTCTTTCCACTCATTGAATTGAACAAG GTATATTATTTTACCAAAGGCAATTTGAAGACGGCTAACAAGCAATATACAGCTGTTAAGAATGACTATGAGATTACATTCACTAATGAGACTTCAGTTGTGCCTTGTGATGATGCCCAGCATCTTCCTTCTGTTCAGTTTGAGTTTGTATCCATCTCTGACTTGGAGAACACACCCAAAGACTCAATTGTTG ATGTAATTGGAATTTGTAAAAGCTATGAAGATGTCACTAAAATCATAGTGAAAGCTAACAATAGGGAGGTATCGAAGAGAAACGTGCATCTGATGGATACATCAGGGAAACTGGTGACAGCTACGCTATGGGGAAATGAG GCTGAACAGTTTGATGGTTCTAGACAACCTGTGATAGCCATCAGAGGAGCCCGAGTCTCTGATTTTGGTGGTAGAAGCCTGTCTGTCCTGTCCTCGAGTACAGTTGTCATCAACCCTGATAGCCCAGAGGCTTTTAAGCTCCGAGGATG GTTTGACTCTGAGGGGCAGCTTCTGGAAGGTGCATCAATCTCTGATGTGAGGGGTGGGCCAGCATCTGGAGTGAATACCAATTGGAAAACTTTATTTGAAGCCAAATCTGAGAACTTGGGACAAGGAGATAAG GCAGATTATTTTAGCTGTGTGGGCACAGTCGTACATCTGCGCAAAGAGAACTGTATGTACCAGGCATGTCCCTCTCAGGATTGCAATAAAAAAGTGATAGACCAACAAAATGGACTGTATCGTTGTGAAAAGTGTGATCGTGAATTCCCCAACTTCAAGTACCGCATGATGCTTCTG gTGACCATTGCAGACTGTCTAGAGTATCAGTGGGTGACTTGTTTCCAGGAGTCAGCAGAATTCATCCTTGGGCAAAATGCAGCTTTCCTGGGAGAACTGAAGGAAAAG AATGAACAGGCATTTGAAGAAGTGTTCCAGAATGCAAACTTCAACACTTATGAGTTCAGGATCCGAGTAAAACTGGAGACTTACAAT GACGAATCTCGTATTAAGGCTACAGCAGTGGATGTCAAACCTGTGAACTACAGAGAATACAGCAAGAGGTTGATCGCAAGCATCAGGAGAAATGCTCAGCTGGGGTGA
- the RPA1 gene encoding replication protein A 70 kDa DNA-binding subunit isoform X2, translating into MSVRLSEGAIAAIMQGEIVCKPVLQVINTRAIATGNGPPRYRVLMSDGVNTLSSFMLATQLNSLVEEQQLSAQCICQVNRFIVNSLKDGRRVVILMDVSVLKTADKVGGNIGNPVPYNEGQGQQHSSAPAANPAPSKPQQRNGNLSVAGPPALKYHAPSNQFGMASAPSSVKTPGGSQAKVVPIASLNPYQSKWTICARVTQKGQIRTWSNSRGEGKLFSIELVDESGEIRATAFNDQADKFFPLIELNKVYYFTKGNLKTANKQYTAVKNDYEITFTNETSVVPCDDAQHLPSVQFEFVSISDLENTPKDSIVDVIGICKSYEDVTKIIVKANNREVSKRNVHLMDTSGKLVTATLWGNEAEQFDGSRQPVIAIRGARVSDFGGRSLSVLSSSTVVINPDSPEAFKLRGWFDSEGQLLEGASISDVRGGPASGVNTNWKTLFEAKSENLGQGDKVTIADCLEYQWVTCFQESAEFILGQNAAFLGELKEKNEQAFEEVFQNANFNTYEFRIRVKLETYNDESRIKATAVDVKPVNYREYSKRLIASIRRNAQLG; encoded by the exons ATGAGCGTGCGGCTGAGCGAGGGTGCCATCGCG gccATAATGCAGGGGGAGATCGTTTGCAAGCCCGTGCTGCAAGTCATC AATACACGGGCTATTGCTACAGGAAATGGGCCACCACGTTACCGAGTGTTGATGAGTGATGGGGTTAACACGCTTTCCT CATTCATGTTGGCAACACAGCTGAACTCTCTGGTGGAAGAGCAACAGTTATCAGCCCAATGTATTTGCCAGGTTAACAGATTCATTGTCAACAGCCTGAAAGATGGAAG GAGAGTGGTTATACTGATGGATGTAAGTGTTCTGAAAACTGCTGATAAGGTTGGTGGGAATATTGGCAATCCGGTGCCATACAATGAAG GGCAAGGGCAGCAACATTCTTCAGCTCCAGCAGCAAACCCAGCACCCAGCAAACCACAGCAACGAAATGGCAATTTGTCAGTAGCAG GTCCTCCTGCTCTGAAGTACCATGCTCCCTCAAACCAGTTTGGTATGGCGAGTGCTCCCAGCTCAGTGAAGACTCCAGGGGGATCGCAGGCCAAAGTAGTGCCAATTGCCAGCTTGAACCCATATCAGTCCAA GTGGACCATTTGTGCTCGTGTTACCCAGAAGGGCCAGATCCGTACGTGGAGCAACTCCCGTGGTGAAGGAAAGCTCTTTTCTATAGAGCTGGTTGATGAAAGC GGTGAGATTAGAGCTACTGCATTCAATGATCAAGCAGACAAGTTCTTTCCACTCATTGAATTGAACAAG GTATATTATTTTACCAAAGGCAATTTGAAGACGGCTAACAAGCAATATACAGCTGTTAAGAATGACTATGAGATTACATTCACTAATGAGACTTCAGTTGTGCCTTGTGATGATGCCCAGCATCTTCCTTCTGTTCAGTTTGAGTTTGTATCCATCTCTGACTTGGAGAACACACCCAAAGACTCAATTGTTG ATGTAATTGGAATTTGTAAAAGCTATGAAGATGTCACTAAAATCATAGTGAAAGCTAACAATAGGGAGGTATCGAAGAGAAACGTGCATCTGATGGATACATCAGGGAAACTGGTGACAGCTACGCTATGGGGAAATGAG GCTGAACAGTTTGATGGTTCTAGACAACCTGTGATAGCCATCAGAGGAGCCCGAGTCTCTGATTTTGGTGGTAGAAGCCTGTCTGTCCTGTCCTCGAGTACAGTTGTCATCAACCCTGATAGCCCAGAGGCTTTTAAGCTCCGAGGATG GTTTGACTCTGAGGGGCAGCTTCTGGAAGGTGCATCAATCTCTGATGTGAGGGGTGGGCCAGCATCTGGAGTGAATACCAATTGGAAAACTTTATTTGAAGCCAAATCTGAGAACTTGGGACAAGGAGATAAG gTGACCATTGCAGACTGTCTAGAGTATCAGTGGGTGACTTGTTTCCAGGAGTCAGCAGAATTCATCCTTGGGCAAAATGCAGCTTTCCTGGGAGAACTGAAGGAAAAG AATGAACAGGCATTTGAAGAAGTGTTCCAGAATGCAAACTTCAACACTTATGAGTTCAGGATCCGAGTAAAACTGGAGACTTACAAT GACGAATCTCGTATTAAGGCTACAGCAGTGGATGTCAAACCTGTGAACTACAGAGAATACAGCAAGAGGTTGATCGCAAGCATCAGGAGAAATGCTCAGCTGGGGTGA
- the SMYD4 gene encoding protein-lysine N-methyltransferase SMYD4 isoform X1, whose amino-acid sequence MALPVEEWRLYAARRWAALEPVLRERLAAAASLHETLRLGCGLLRPEAEVAALRRLCRRARTGKEPAAARFYREEGNRLFGRRHYGAAARLYSQAASHELPGSPEVSVCFANRSAAFFHLGLFEVCLEDIARAESHGYPDRLLPKVLLRKAECLLCLGKLQDAADALRLVENKIAMDGILTSPARQTLLKKLNQLKIKLHEKESCPEPAREACGDAQRKLEIWEENDSISGASSSLSLNFDTERGRHLVASQDILPGQSLLKEEAFVSVLCPGESLLQQDSSETLWDTQATNADLYCHRCLRQLLASVPCHGCSYAKYCSQTCADVAWEQYHRTECSLGALLLTLGVFCHVALRTVLLAGYAEVHRLVEWSHGGDKDLHNPEASCKHLREAPARNAGTGGIPGCNNNGQYQSSYQAVFNLLPHAEKHSPEHKFLCMLSVVAICKELQEAGLEAAVLNQESSEKWSKLKTCEKTSGELSPELQTMAEAMLRHVLQLQCNAQAITVMQESGSGDGAVVNKKPVRLATAFFPVLSLLNHSCCPNISVSFSGTAATVRASQPIPSGQEIFHCYGPHRCRMKVAERQQLLSQYFFECRCQACLDELESDVRSVVSMRNSFCCPNCRAPMQGEDTLCCSNEACAISVSSESLSRRLQDLQQQIKKALELLRDRKADQAIKMLLKCQMDAGNFLSPEHLLMGEMEDHLAQVYATLGKWQEAARHLERSIEIVEMHHGPSSIEMGHELFKLAQILFNGFAVSEALSTIQRAEEILSVHCGPESTQIQELQEMKTCLSELPKSILQRT is encoded by the exons ATGGCGCTGCCGGTGGAGGAGTGGCGGCTGTACGCCGCCCGGCGCTGGGCCGCGCTGGAGCCGGTCCTGCGGGAGCGGTTGGCGGCGGCGGCATCGCTACACGAGACGCTGCGCCTGGGCTGCGGCCTCCTCCG GCCCGAGGCGGAGGTGGCGGCTCTGCGGCGGTTGTGCCGCCGGGCGCGCACGGGCAAGGAGCCGGCGGCCGCGCGTTTCTACAGGGAGGAGGGAAACCGGCTGTTCGGCCGCCGCCATTACGGTGCTGCTGCCAGGCTCTACTCGCAG GCGGCATCCCACGAGCTCCCCGGCAGCCCTGAGGTGTCCGTCTGCTTCGCCAACCGCTCGGCCGCCTTCTTCCACCTCGGGCTCTTTGAG GTCTGTTTGGAAGATATTGCCAGGGCTGAAAGTCATGGCTATCCAGACAGGCTGTTGCCCAAGGTCTTGCTGCGGAAAGCTGAGTGTCTGCTGTGTTTGGGGAAGTTACAGGATGCAGCAGACGCCCTCCGTCTGGTGGAGAATAAAATTGCTATGGATGGGATCTTGACTAGTCCTGCACGCCAGACACTGCTAAAAAAGTTAAATCAACTGAAAATTAAGTTACATGAGAAAGAGAGCTGTCCAGAGCCTGCACGAGAAGCATGTGGTGACGCTCAAAGAAAGTTGGAGATCTGGGAAGAGAATGACAGTATTTCAGGTGCATCTTCATCTTTGAGCTTGAATTTTGATACAGAGAGAGGACGTCACTTGGTGGCCTCCCAGGACATCCTGCCAGGACAGAGCCTGTTGAAGGAAGAGGCCTTTGTAAGCGTGCTCTGCCCAGGGGAGAGTCTTCTCCAGCAGGACAGTAGTGAAACGCTGTGGGATACTCAAGCCACTAATGCAGATCTTTATTGCCACCGTTGTCTGAGGCAGCTCTTAGCCTCGGTGCCTTGCCATGGGTGCAGTTACGCAAAGTACTGCAGCCAGACCTGTGCAGATGTGGCATGGGAGCAGTACCACAGGACAGAGTGCTCCCTGGGAGCACTGCTTCTCACGTTAGGGGTCTTCTGCCACGTTGCCTTGAGGACTGTTCTGCTGGCGGGATATGCAGAAGTTCACAGACTGGTGGAATGGTCCCACGGTGGTGACAAGGACCTTCATAACCCTGAGGCAAGCTGCAAACATCTCCGGGAGGCACCAGCTAGAAATGCTGGCACTGGAGGTATCCCTGGTTGTAACAACAATGGTCAGTACCAGAGTTCTTACCAAGCTGTCTTCAACCTTCTGCCACATGCTGAGAAGCATAGCCCTGAACATAAGTTCCTTTGCATGCTGAGTGTAGTAGCTATATGCAAAGAACTGCAAGAAGCTGGCTTAGAGGCTGCTGTTTTGAATCAGGAATCATCTGAGAAGTGGTCCAAACTGAAGACATGTGAAAAAACATCGGGTGAATTGTCTCCAGAGCTGCAGACTATGGCAGAAGCAATGCTGAGGCATGTGTTGCAGCTGCAATGTAATGCGCAAGCAATCACTGTAATGCAGGAGTCAG GGTCCGGAGATGGTGCTGTTGTAAATAAGAAGCCTGTGCGCCTGGCGACAGCCTTCTTTCCTGTCCTCAGCCTTCTGAACCATTCGTGCTGTCCCAATATCAGCGTGTCATTTAGTGGGACGGCTGCCACTGTCAGGGCATCACAGCCAATCCCAAGCGGCCAAGAGATTTTCCATTGCTATG GGCCTCACCGCTGTAGAATGAAGGTTGCTGAGAGACAACAGCTTCTCAGTCAGTATTTCTTTGAGTGTCGCTGTCAGGCGTGCCTTGATGAGTTAGAGTCTGATGTCAGGAGTGTGGTGTCTATGAGAAACTCATTCTGCTGTCCTAACTGCCGGGCTCCAATGCAG GGAGAAGACACGCTTTGTTGTTCAAATGAAGCTTGTGCAATCTCAGTCAGCAGCGAGAGCCTGTCACGCCGTTTACAGGACCTTCAGCAACAAATCAAGAAAGCGTTAGAACTGCTAAGAGACAGGAAGGCTG ATCAGGCTATCAAAATGCTGCTGAAGTGTCAAATGGATGCTGGAAACTTCTTGTCTCCAGAGCATTTGCTGATGGGAGAGATGGAGGATCATCTGGCACAGGTCTATGCTACTCTTG GGAAGTGGCAGGAAGCAGCCAGACACCTGGAGAGGAGTATTGAGATTGTGGAAATGCATCACGGGCCATCAAGTATAGAAATGGGTCATGAACTTTTCAAGCTGGCACAAATTCTCTTCAATGG
- the SMYD4 gene encoding protein-lysine N-methyltransferase SMYD4 isoform X2, protein MALPVEEWRLYAARRWAALEPVLRERLAAAASLHETLRLGCGLLRPEAEVAALRRLCRRARTGKEPAAARFYREEGNRLFGRRHYGAAARLYSQAASHELPGSPEVSVCFANRSAAFFHLGLFEDAADALRLVENKIAMDGILTSPARQTLLKKLNQLKIKLHEKESCPEPAREACGDAQRKLEIWEENDSISGASSSLSLNFDTERGRHLVASQDILPGQSLLKEEAFVSVLCPGESLLQQDSSETLWDTQATNADLYCHRCLRQLLASVPCHGCSYAKYCSQTCADVAWEQYHRTECSLGALLLTLGVFCHVALRTVLLAGYAEVHRLVEWSHGGDKDLHNPEASCKHLREAPARNAGTGGIPGCNNNGQYQSSYQAVFNLLPHAEKHSPEHKFLCMLSVVAICKELQEAGLEAAVLNQESSEKWSKLKTCEKTSGELSPELQTMAEAMLRHVLQLQCNAQAITVMQESGSGDGAVVNKKPVRLATAFFPVLSLLNHSCCPNISVSFSGTAATVRASQPIPSGQEIFHCYGPHRCRMKVAERQQLLSQYFFECRCQACLDELESDVRSVVSMRNSFCCPNCRAPMQGEDTLCCSNEACAISVSSESLSRRLQDLQQQIKKALELLRDRKADQAIKMLLKCQMDAGNFLSPEHLLMGEMEDHLAQVYATLGKWQEAARHLERSIEIVEMHHGPSSIEMGHELFKLAQILFNGFAVSEALSTIQRAEEILSVHCGPESTQIQELQEMKTCLSELPKSILQRT, encoded by the exons ATGGCGCTGCCGGTGGAGGAGTGGCGGCTGTACGCCGCCCGGCGCTGGGCCGCGCTGGAGCCGGTCCTGCGGGAGCGGTTGGCGGCGGCGGCATCGCTACACGAGACGCTGCGCCTGGGCTGCGGCCTCCTCCG GCCCGAGGCGGAGGTGGCGGCTCTGCGGCGGTTGTGCCGCCGGGCGCGCACGGGCAAGGAGCCGGCGGCCGCGCGTTTCTACAGGGAGGAGGGAAACCGGCTGTTCGGCCGCCGCCATTACGGTGCTGCTGCCAGGCTCTACTCGCAG GCGGCATCCCACGAGCTCCCCGGCAGCCCTGAGGTGTCCGTCTGCTTCGCCAACCGCTCGGCCGCCTTCTTCCACCTCGGGCTCTTTGAG GATGCAGCAGACGCCCTCCGTCTGGTGGAGAATAAAATTGCTATGGATGGGATCTTGACTAGTCCTGCACGCCAGACACTGCTAAAAAAGTTAAATCAACTGAAAATTAAGTTACATGAGAAAGAGAGCTGTCCAGAGCCTGCACGAGAAGCATGTGGTGACGCTCAAAGAAAGTTGGAGATCTGGGAAGAGAATGACAGTATTTCAGGTGCATCTTCATCTTTGAGCTTGAATTTTGATACAGAGAGAGGACGTCACTTGGTGGCCTCCCAGGACATCCTGCCAGGACAGAGCCTGTTGAAGGAAGAGGCCTTTGTAAGCGTGCTCTGCCCAGGGGAGAGTCTTCTCCAGCAGGACAGTAGTGAAACGCTGTGGGATACTCAAGCCACTAATGCAGATCTTTATTGCCACCGTTGTCTGAGGCAGCTCTTAGCCTCGGTGCCTTGCCATGGGTGCAGTTACGCAAAGTACTGCAGCCAGACCTGTGCAGATGTGGCATGGGAGCAGTACCACAGGACAGAGTGCTCCCTGGGAGCACTGCTTCTCACGTTAGGGGTCTTCTGCCACGTTGCCTTGAGGACTGTTCTGCTGGCGGGATATGCAGAAGTTCACAGACTGGTGGAATGGTCCCACGGTGGTGACAAGGACCTTCATAACCCTGAGGCAAGCTGCAAACATCTCCGGGAGGCACCAGCTAGAAATGCTGGCACTGGAGGTATCCCTGGTTGTAACAACAATGGTCAGTACCAGAGTTCTTACCAAGCTGTCTTCAACCTTCTGCCACATGCTGAGAAGCATAGCCCTGAACATAAGTTCCTTTGCATGCTGAGTGTAGTAGCTATATGCAAAGAACTGCAAGAAGCTGGCTTAGAGGCTGCTGTTTTGAATCAGGAATCATCTGAGAAGTGGTCCAAACTGAAGACATGTGAAAAAACATCGGGTGAATTGTCTCCAGAGCTGCAGACTATGGCAGAAGCAATGCTGAGGCATGTGTTGCAGCTGCAATGTAATGCGCAAGCAATCACTGTAATGCAGGAGTCAG GGTCCGGAGATGGTGCTGTTGTAAATAAGAAGCCTGTGCGCCTGGCGACAGCCTTCTTTCCTGTCCTCAGCCTTCTGAACCATTCGTGCTGTCCCAATATCAGCGTGTCATTTAGTGGGACGGCTGCCACTGTCAGGGCATCACAGCCAATCCCAAGCGGCCAAGAGATTTTCCATTGCTATG GGCCTCACCGCTGTAGAATGAAGGTTGCTGAGAGACAACAGCTTCTCAGTCAGTATTTCTTTGAGTGTCGCTGTCAGGCGTGCCTTGATGAGTTAGAGTCTGATGTCAGGAGTGTGGTGTCTATGAGAAACTCATTCTGCTGTCCTAACTGCCGGGCTCCAATGCAG GGAGAAGACACGCTTTGTTGTTCAAATGAAGCTTGTGCAATCTCAGTCAGCAGCGAGAGCCTGTCACGCCGTTTACAGGACCTTCAGCAACAAATCAAGAAAGCGTTAGAACTGCTAAGAGACAGGAAGGCTG ATCAGGCTATCAAAATGCTGCTGAAGTGTCAAATGGATGCTGGAAACTTCTTGTCTCCAGAGCATTTGCTGATGGGAGAGATGGAGGATCATCTGGCACAGGTCTATGCTACTCTTG GGAAGTGGCAGGAAGCAGCCAGACACCTGGAGAGGAGTATTGAGATTGTGGAAATGCATCACGGGCCATCAAGTATAGAAATGGGTCATGAACTTTTCAAGCTGGCACAAATTCTCTTCAATGG